ctctctctctctctctctctctcctctctctctctcctctctcgctctctcctctctctctctctccctctctctctctctctctctctctctctctctctctctcagggcccAGCGTGGTGACTGACCTCAACGTTTCAGACATCACCAACAGCTCTCTGGTTCTCAGATGGGTCCACGAGGGCTCCGCCCAAGGATACCATGTGGTTGTTATGGATATCCAAACCAAAAAGTATTCTCACAGtccacttttcttttcttctctgtgtgtgtgtgaatataacgTGTGAATTCAACTTAGCTCAAAAATCCAGGCCTATTTTTAATCGTGCGTCGTCAAACTTCCGTCGATTAAGATTGCGTGTGTCTTTATTTCATGAGTTCTTCGATAATGTAGAAGGACTCTTTATAGTTGTAATACGGATTTGCCCCCACAGCTTTTGATTCTGTTTCATGACGCCCATGAACATATGTTTACGTTTATTTGACAACATTTTTAATTTTCTTGTGAtcacatattattattattattattattattatttttaaatgcatccctaacatgtaaaaaacgacacccaaacacagagaaatccatattaacacacatacaaacacatttcttGATGTTtatacgccccccccccccccccccccccccccccttaaccctaaccctaaccctaacccgtaaTGTTAACATCCCCCTTCTCGTTTCATAGTCGTGCGTTGTTCCTTCATGTCCCTACGTGCACAGCCCTTGGAGAGCCCCACGTTGAGCTTGCACTGCCCCCACACCGGTGTGCATGAGCGTCGGTGGGCAATGCCCACGCTGTGGAGGTTTGAACCCATGTTGGTTGGTCTCTGTGTCCCCCCCTACAGAGAGCTCTGCAACCACAGCGTGAAGCACCCCGAGAAGCAGGTGGAGGTGCACAAACTGCCTCCTGGCACCAACGTGAGGCTGACGGTCCGGACGCTGTATGGGTCTCTGAAGGGGGCCGCGGCCTCCATCGACAGCTTCATCGGTGGGTGGGGGGACGCGTCCATACGGGTCTTTTTTCGAAATGACAATTTTTCGAATGAAAAACCTTTTCACTGAATTGGGCCcgcctctcttttttttttttttttaaacggatTGAGATGATATGATTTGCGTAGCAGTAGCTCATTGTCCCCCACTTCCCCCGGTCCCCCCCAACCCGGTCTCCCTCCTCTtgtctccccctctggtctccccccccggccctccccCAGTTCCAGACCCCGCCAGAAACCTGGTCTTGACCGCCGGTGAGACCACCATCGAGGCCAGCTGGGATGCCCCCAACGGCTCCTACAATTACTTCATTGTGTCCGTCTGGCTGCACAACTCCACGGTAAACGCCACCCACTACAACACCACCGACCTCCTCCTGACCCTGCCCATGCTGTACGCCGCCGCCCAGTACGAGGTGACCGTCACCACCCACGCCGGGGACCTCAGTAGCGATCCGACCGTCCGCAGAAACTACACCCGTGAGTCATCTGTcggtctgtcagtcagtcagacgtCTTGATGGACACTCCAACGTGTGATATCAACCAGTGGGTACCGTTTCACCCGATTTGCGACAAATCCTTTTTAACATCgatcacatttgtgtgtgtgtgtgtgtgtgtgtgtgtgtgtgtgtgtgtgtgtgtgtgtgtgtgtgtgtgtgtgtgcgggggtgtgggtgtgtgtgtgtgtgcatctagaACCGGTCATGGCGCAGGACCTCAAAATCACCTTTCAAGGCAGCAACGGCACCCTGACGTGGACGGCGCCCCAAACCGCCCCAACCACTAGGTTCCGGGTCAAGTACGACGGCAGATTCTGGAACCACCTCAAAGATGTCAACCTCACCGGGGGCCAGACCGAGCTCACTGTCGGGCCCCTGCGCCCGGGCACCCGCTACTTGTTCCAGGTGATCACCGTTTCCGGCCCCATGGAGAGCGAACCAGCCGACTGCACAGAATACACACGTGAGTCAGCCGggaagcacgcacgcacgcacgcacgcacgcacgcacgcaccaacacaTAGGGTttgatgttgtttgttttagccagacccttttatttttgttttgaatatttgGAGTTCTTCCTGCTCAACTGtgcttgttttgtgtgtgtgtgtgtgtgtgtgtgtgtgtgtgtgtgtgtgtggagtaaaGTTACTTTAAAATAAAGGAGAGATTTATAGGAATGTACAGAGCTgttagtcatttatttatttatcgacAATACAAATCAAACAAATGAACGTGTGCAACCGTTTTCAGTTGCATCCTgttttttactgtgtgtgtgtgtgagtgtgagtgtgtgtgagtgtctatgtgtgtgctcaCGCGATtgtgtgggtgcctgtgtgtgtgcatacaattGGCGTGtgggctcgtgtgtgtgtgtcaaaatacAGTTTGGCTCTAGCCAGGCTAGTTTTGACCCCTTTTTACAACCTGTTCTTCAAACAAAACGAGCGTCTATCCAGAAGTAAGGCACGGCCGTGTATTTACATTACACCACGGACATGCAAATGACCGGCCCGTCGTACACCTCCTTTGTCCTCAGCCGGGAGCGAGAGTGAAGTCACACTGTCCATGATGTGTTCTTCACAAGGGCAAGACTGCGAAGAAAGCGACGCCAAGGATGAGGTACTCAATAAGGTATGAAAGGCCATGAAGGTACAATCCAATCACAGTGGGGCTTTAGGGCGGGGCTTCCCCATTTCTAGCCTATGAAACCCCAAGTGTCCTCATTGGACAAACCTGAGTTGCGTCGTTTATGTGTTTCAGTTGAGGGAGGAGTTCGGTGTAGTGTTGGACGGAGTGTCCTGGAAACTCGAGTGGAAGACGTCACCTCTCGACAAAACTGCACAGTGAAAGAAATCaaggttttatttgttttaattgatGCGGTTGTGGACTATTTTACTGCTTTGTTCTCTAATGTTAAAGTATTttccatttatatatattattgtacaCATTTAACGAATTGGTCCAGAAATGCATATTTTTAAATTGTTATTTGTTTTCTTGCTAAATCATTTTGTACGTTTTCACAAAGAATACAGCTATAGTTTCATCGGATGTCCACCATGGGACAGTATTTATCCTTTGGGCAAAGTAGTGCCGCGCTAACTCTCACCTTCACTCAAATCAAGGGAATCAATCAAATCGATGCAATCGATTTTTGGTACTTTTATTTTCCCTGCATTGGGCGGACCCTCGTATGTTTACAAACCAAGACAACAACTCGTTTTGATCCGAGGGTCTGGTTGATACTAAGCAGATTATCAGTAGATCAGGACACAGATCATTCCAGGTTGATAAACAAGACTTGGGTGCATTGGACTTTGTAAAGATCAGCTTTGTAAGTGGCTTACAATTCAATAATTTgacaataaatacatattttaacaaGATTTGCTATTATGGTCACTCTTGGTCAATAATGTCTTACTAATTTCCCCTGAATCGAGCTGAACAAGGTAAAAGTCTGAAAGTGtctgacaaaaaaataaataaataattggcaACGACTTCATGATTTCCAAAGTGGATCTGTTATGTCATAAACTGGATGCATCATTTCTTGGTCAGGTTTCGCCTGAGGAATACAACTGTAGTTCCACCAGATGTCTGGTGGAGGGCAGCATTATCCTTCTGTTCGAGCCCGCTCAACAATTAAAGTATGGAATGCAAACGTTCCATTACATTAGGACAGCAACTCATAATGTCTAGATTCTAAAGTTATAATTGCTTTTGCCGCTTGCAGCTTTACTCTTTATACTTCTTAGATTATTTGATTTAACAAtctgcgtgcctgcctgcctgctcaGTTATGACATAGGCCTACTAACTGCCTGATATATACCTGGATAATGAAGGTACTGCCTTTCATTAAAGGAgacgtattataccaccaggtgtgagtgtgattagccctaTTAgcctggacacgcccactagtgatgtcatatggggcagattttcgaaacggcttgctaatcacacccacacctggtggtgtaatatgtctcctttaaaggaAAGCAAAGACCCAAGCTAACCAACTGAAAATATCTTTGACCTCAGGTTGGGTATTTGTGTTGGCCTATTATTTAAATCTTTTGATCTTTTAATCATCAATCTGTTGACAAATAAGATGCAGCTTTATTGGACAATATTTGTACAGCGATTGTAAGTTATCACAGCAATCCAAAATTCAAACactcaataaataaattcagGTATCTACAACGATTAAGCCTGTCCTAACTGTTGATTCGGCACGAATATACGATGGCCTACCTGTCAGTCAACCTTTCTAGCGGCTACCTGTGCGCACTCTGCCCGTGCACTCATTGTGCAAGATCAGAAACTAGTCACGtattaaaggggacttattataccaccaggtgtgagtgtgattagccttacaagccgtttcgaaaatcggcctaatatgacatcagtagtgggtgtgtccacctagatctgtgctggatagatgagcaatgtttacttcagtccactgggtaggctggtcaatagatctatccagcacagatctaggtggacacacccactagtgatgtcatattaggcagattttcgaaacggcttgtaaggctaatcacactcacacctggtggtatattaagtcccctttaagagggagtgggaggttCAAAGGGAGTGGTGGGATTTTTTCGGTTGTATACCTTCAAAATCTAGCTTACTTTGGCTGGTTCCACTTGTGGTTTTGGTTTatccaaaaatatatacacatataggcTACCACATTATTTTACGCGTAGATCATTTCTAGATAACAAATTCGTAAATTAAAGCAGTGTtataaagaaatgttttttaatCGCCGTCTACCTACAATCCTGTCGGCCTTTGGTCTTCCGCTATCGACAAGAAAAGATTCCTTGAAAGCAAACGAATATTTAGCCTTTCGTGAAATTTGATTAAAAATCTTCAGCGAGCAGGAAAAAAATGACTCTGAGCAATTCAGTGTTGGAGAAGGAAGCTCTAAACTCGACGCCAAGTGGTCCCCGGCATAATCCAATCTAGCATATAGCCTCCAAGCAGTCCCGAAGTGTCCCAAGGCGTTATCCATGAACCGCCCGGAGCCTCGCGTCCCCTTCCCTTTCACCGCAATCCCGGCGTTCTCCCGGTAAAAACCCGCCTTCCCTCACTTCAGCTCCCCGAGGACGGACCCCCTGCGTGGCagctgtggcggcggcggcggcggcggcggccgcacCTCCAGCCGCGTGCGTCCGTCCAGCGGCGCCAACAGCGGGTACATCTTCCCCCGGAAGCTCCCCGTGAACGTGAAGATGTGCGTCTGGGTCTTGGCGTTGTAGAACGACACCTGGCCCTCCTCGTAGTCCAGATAGACGCCCAGGTGTCGCGGCGCCATCGCCAGGGGCAACGGGGTGGGCTCGGGCTCGGTGCAGGCGTAGAACTGCTGCGCGCTCCGCCACAGCGCCCAGTAGCCGCGGCGCGGCGACATGGGGACGCGCCCGCGGCGTTTGGCGTCGACGGCGGTCACGCCCACCCGCCAGACGCCGGTGTTGGCGATGTCCACCTGCCAGTAGTGGCGCCCGCGGCCGTAGCCCTCCCAGCCCGTGACCCCCGGCCAGCCGGTGAAGCGCTGCGGGCTGTAGGGGAGGTCTGGGGCCTGGGCGAGACCCTCCTGGACCCCCCGCTGGTCCTCGGAGATCTGGAGCCACGGGTTGTTGGTCATGGGGTCCAGGGTGACGTCGGCTGGGGGGGCGGGCGgagtcaaaggtcaaaggtcataaaGGCGGCCGCCtttatgacctttgaccttatcACCTCGACAAATGCCGTTATCAACATTTTCactgaattgttttattttaaaaggttgtgtgtgtgtgggggggttggggatcCTAAACTCATGGGTGTAACCCATGGAGGGGACAGATGCACTACGATAGTAAGGTTTGTGAATACAGGGTCTCAGGTCAAAATTAAATGAGTAAAAGCCGTCTATTTGTCGACTCCAGGCTCATGATAATCAATCCAATGCAATACATCTTTGCATCAGAGGGGTTGAATAAAGTAGGTGCCGCCGCACATAATGCACCCATCAGTCAAGTGTCTGTGTCAAAAGGTGTGATGGGTTTGTGGCTCCGTCTTACCTGTGGCACTGGTGATCCAACTCCAGACTAAAAGgtccaaatggaacggagaaaaACTAGCATCAGGTCTCTGCACCGTGGATGGAAAGTCAGAAGGGCCAAAGTGTTGGTCTGCAGGGACCGAACACTCACCTGAGTTGGGGATGTATCGGGCAACCCCTGCTTCCCAGCTGCGCTGCTTGGCCAGCAACCAGAACTGCGGCATCATTTTCTGTGAAGGATGAATAATTATTCATATCCGTCCTAGAAGTCGTTACGGAGACGGAACTCCTGTGAGGTAGGTCGTTGGACTGAGTTAACTTTCCCCCTCCTCTGATCGACTGCAAGGGTCTGTTGGCACTTGCCCAGTGTTtaaccttttgaccttttggtCCAATGTTGAAAGGTTGTGAGGGAGGATTCTACGTTTTGAGTGCATTGCATGATATGTCAACAGTTTGTATTGGAGATGATGTATCACCATTTGCAGTGTAAGCAGTGACTTGATTCAATGATTCATCCACAGATTCTAACAAACCTCTGCACGCTATTCTTATCAATAGAAACCTGTATAAACCCTCTTATTTGTTGGATCGTTTAACAACCATTGAGATAAGGGTCCACCCTCATGGTGTTGGATTAGTGCCTGAAGCCATGACATAACATCCAACATGTTGTTATCTCTGGCAACCACTATTCCGGGCTCTCTTTGAACCTTCACCCAACTGCTTCATCTCAAGTCAACAAGTGAAACCTTTCTtacattataataattatataagttctacaaaaacacgcacacagactgcACAGTAAAatgtatcctttttttttttttacagtgcggtttgtgtgtgtgttttagactGAATTAAGAGGAccttaaagtgtgtgtttgtgtgttcatgcatgtgtgcacctgcgtgcatgtgtgtgtgtgtgtgcgtgtccgtgcatTGTCGTGCGGGTCTCACCGTGCGGTCCTCCTTGAGCAGCGACCAGGTGATGAACTCCAGCAGAGGAAGAAGGTGGAccagcttcctcttcctctgcccaaGCAGCCTCAACATCTGGCCCAGCTCCTCACGCTCAATGCCGCAAATCTGGAACCACGACCAACGCTATTACCCTGACGGAcatcctttcaaaataaaagcgcatcGCAGCTACAGCTTTCTGACGTCAGGTCACCTGACCCGCCACGAGCCAATAGGCTGCTGGATGAACGGTCGCCGGTGGGCTTCGTGAGGACGGCGGGGTCTGAGTGAGTGTTGAGTTTTAAGTCCTCACCACTGAGGCGTCCTGTAGCTCCTTTGCCCATCGCATGATCCTCATCTGAGTCTCCTCCTtcggcccctcctcctcctcctcctcctcctcctcttcttcagccCTGGTTGCCGTCGGCGTGGGTGTAGGCGTGTCCCTGAGCAGCTGAACACACAGAGGGGAGTTTTGTTTACACCTACACATCAGTCCACACAATCCTGTTAATCGAATACGTTTATGTGAAAAGTTTCTGTGCTATTTTTTAAGTTA
This is a stretch of genomic DNA from Gadus chalcogrammus isolate NIFS_2021 chromosome 17, NIFS_Gcha_1.0, whole genome shotgun sequence. It encodes these proteins:
- the LOC130370072 gene encoding receptor-type tyrosine-protein phosphatase eta-like isoform X2, translating into MHHFGPWVEEDCNTELPYICYDDRYYGIASVDRDATTATLSWETPTPSENINSYRVEVQGGGSLNVSVDSSPYQISNMTPGTKYEVRVFAVKCDRELNSQNISFITKPETPYNLTVENNTESSAALRWERPVGNLEKYCVRVETKPCEDADQEEAEVKGLTPGNNYTVYVLSVTGDVESEKASITVLTRPSVVTDLNVSDITNSSLVLRWVHEGSAQGYHVVVMDIQTKKELCNHSVKHPEKQVEVHKLPPGTNVRLTVRTLYGSLKGAAASIDSFIVPDPARNLVLTAGETTIEASWDAPNGSYNYFIVSVWLHNSTVNATHYNTTDLLLTLPMLYAAAQYEVTVTTHAGDLSSDPTVRRNYTQPVMAQDLKITFQGSNGTLTWTAPQTAPTTRFRVKYDGRFWNHLKDVNLTGGQTELTVGPLRPGTRYLFQVITVSGPMESEPADCTEYTPGSESEVTLSMMCSSQGQDCEESDAKDEVLNKLREEFGVVLDGVSWKLEWKTSPLDKTAQ
- the si:dkey-219e21.2 gene encoding E3 ubiquitin-protein ligase TRIM39; this encodes MKSILKKKNLKGENSTQSSSIGAVRWPQNEMYVQQHSSAPSRKTSTPAQNPRQNGLKDLRSLQDCVEFINDWKAQVDHVCQQGSGRPEDGGAGSTTDEGRVERSLEQSRQLILEWAGELRHIDALLRDTPTPTPTATRAEEEEEEEEEEEGPKEETQMRIMRWAKELQDASVICGIEREELGQMLRLLGQRKRKLVHLLPLLEFITWSLLKEDRTKMMPQFWLLAKQRSWEAGVARYIPNSVWSWITSATADVTLDPMTNNPWLQISEDQRGVQEGLAQAPDLPYSPQRFTGWPGVTGWEGYGRGRHYWQVDIANTGVWRVGVTAVDAKRRGRVPMSPRRGYWALWRSAQQFYACTEPEPTPLPLAMAPRHLGVYLDYEEGQVSFYNAKTQTHIFTFTGSFRGKMYPLLAPLDGRTRLEVRPPPPPPPPQLPRRGSVLGELK